One Natronoarchaeum mannanilyticum genomic window carries:
- a CDS encoding ABC transporter ATP-binding protein — protein MATLQLNNLHAKVAEEGGEQILNGVDLEVEPGEIHALMGPNGSGKSTTAKVIAGHPAYEVTEGEVLLQFEGDEFEGVEFDEDQKTWNLLELEPNERAALGVFLGFQYPAEIEGVTMSNFLRTALNAKIEEREELFEDEEEADEDEEEEEAGYENSPMEGPADEGEVDVAEFQQILSEKMEQLDMDEKFARRYLNAGFSGGEKKQNEVLQAAILEPEIAVLDEIDSGLDIDRLQDVSDGINALRDEQGTGILQITHYQRILDYVEPDHVHVMLDGEIAESGGAELAEKLEDEGYDWVREQVYETA, from the coding sequence ATGGCTACGCTACAACTCAATAATCTCCACGCGAAGGTCGCAGAAGAGGGCGGCGAACAGATCCTCAACGGGGTCGATCTCGAGGTCGAGCCCGGCGAGATCCACGCCCTGATGGGACCGAACGGCAGCGGCAAGTCGACGACGGCGAAGGTCATCGCCGGCCACCCCGCCTACGAAGTAACGGAGGGCGAGGTGCTGCTCCAGTTCGAGGGCGACGAGTTCGAGGGCGTCGAGTTCGACGAGGACCAGAAGACCTGGAACCTGCTCGAGCTCGAGCCCAACGAGCGCGCCGCGCTCGGCGTGTTCCTCGGCTTCCAGTACCCCGCCGAGATCGAGGGCGTCACGATGTCGAACTTCCTCCGCACGGCGCTCAACGCCAAGATCGAGGAGCGCGAGGAGCTCTTCGAGGACGAAGAGGAGGCGGACGAGGACGAGGAAGAGGAGGAAGCGGGCTACGAGAACTCCCCGATGGAGGGCCCCGCCGACGAGGGCGAGGTCGACGTCGCGGAGTTCCAGCAGATCCTCTCCGAGAAGATGGAGCAGCTCGACATGGACGAGAAGTTCGCCCGTCGCTACCTCAACGCCGGCTTCTCCGGCGGCGAGAAGAAACAGAACGAGGTGCTCCAGGCCGCGATCCTCGAGCCCGAGATCGCCGTGCTCGACGAGATCGACTCCGGGCTCGACATCGACCGACTGCAGGACGTCTCCGACGGCATCAACGCGCTGCGCGACGAGCAGGGCACCGGAATCCTCCAGATCACCCACTACCAGCGGATCCTCGACTACGTCGAGCCCGACCACGTCCACGTGATGCTCGACGGCGAGATCGCCGAGAGCGGCGGCGCGGAGCTGGCCGAGAAGCTCGAGGACGAGGGCTACGACTGGGTCCGAGAGCAGGTCTACGAGACAGCCTGA
- the sufB gene encoding Fe-S cluster assembly protein SufB: MSSDQDHLQETDTEERFEFKKEENSAVRSDKGLTEEVVRLISEDKDEPDWMLERRLRALEQYKEMPMPSGWPGMPDLSGLDVEQIVPYIRPDVDKREGADNWEDLPDEIQDTFEKLGIPEAERKALSGVGAQYESEVVYQNMQEQWEEKGVIFCNMDEAVREHPELVKEHFMTNCVPPSDNKFAALHGAVWSGGSFVYVPEGVTVEMPVQAYFRMNSEGMGQFEHTLIIAEEGSEVHYIEGCSAPKYGTHNLHSGGVEVFVGEDAHVQYSTVQNWSKNTYNLNTKRAIAEKGGTMEWVSGSMGSKATMLYPSTILKGRGATDNHITIAFAGEGQDIDTGAKVYHNAPDTKSTVESKSIAKDGGRTNYRGLVQIADGAENSSTAVECDALMFDNESTSDTMPYMEIEESKVNVAHEATVGKIGDEDIFYLQSRGLDDDDAKQMIVSGFIEPITEELPIEYAVELNRLIELEMEGSLG; this comes from the coding sequence ATGAGTTCAGATCAAGACCACCTACAAGAGACCGACACCGAGGAACGGTTCGAGTTCAAGAAAGAGGAGAACTCGGCCGTTCGATCCGACAAGGGCCTGACCGAAGAAGTCGTCCGCCTCATCAGCGAGGACAAGGACGAGCCCGACTGGATGCTCGAGCGGCGCCTCCGCGCGCTCGAACAGTACAAGGAGATGCCGATGCCGAGCGGCTGGCCCGGCATGCCGGACCTCTCCGGGCTGGACGTCGAGCAGATCGTCCCGTACATCCGCCCCGACGTCGACAAGCGCGAGGGCGCCGACAACTGGGAGGACCTCCCGGACGAGATCCAGGACACCTTCGAGAAGCTGGGCATCCCCGAGGCCGAGCGCAAGGCGCTCTCGGGCGTCGGCGCCCAGTACGAGTCCGAGGTCGTCTACCAGAACATGCAGGAGCAGTGGGAGGAGAAGGGCGTCATCTTCTGCAACATGGACGAGGCCGTCCGGGAGCATCCCGAGCTCGTCAAGGAGCACTTCATGACGAACTGCGTCCCCCCGAGCGACAACAAGTTCGCGGCGCTCCACGGCGCGGTCTGGTCGGGCGGCTCGTTCGTGTACGTCCCCGAGGGCGTCACCGTCGAGATGCCCGTCCAAGCGTACTTCCGGATGAACTCCGAGGGGATGGGCCAGTTCGAGCACACGCTGATCATCGCCGAGGAAGGCTCGGAAGTCCACTACATCGAGGGCTGTTCGGCGCCGAAGTACGGCACCCACAACCTCCACTCCGGCGGCGTCGAAGTGTTCGTCGGCGAGGACGCTCACGTCCAGTACTCGACCGTGCAGAACTGGTCGAAGAACACGTACAACCTCAACACCAAGCGCGCCATCGCCGAGAAGGGCGGCACGATGGAGTGGGTCTCGGGCTCGATGGGCTCGAAGGCCACGATGCTGTACCCCTCGACGATCCTGAAGGGTCGCGGCGCGACGGACAACCACATCACCATCGCCTTCGCGGGCGAGGGGCAGGACATCGACACCGGCGCAAAGGTGTACCACAACGCGCCCGACACGAAGTCCACCGTCGAGTCCAAGTCGATCGCCAAGGACGGCGGCCGCACCAACTACCGCGGGCTCGTCCAGATCGCCGACGGCGCCGAGAACTCCTCGACGGCCGTCGAGTGCGACGCGCTGATGTTCGACAACGAGTCGACCAGCGACACGATGCCGTACATGGAGATCGAGGAGTCGAAGGTCAACGTCGCCCACGAGGCCACCGTCGGCAAGATCGGCGACGAGGACATCTTCTACCTCCAGTCGCGCGGTCTCGACGACGACGACGCCAAGCAGATGATCGTCTCGGGCTTCATCGAGCCGATCACGGAGGAACTGCCGATCGAGTACGCGGTCGAGCTCAATCGCCTCATCGAGCTCGAGATGGAGGGGAGCCTCGGATAA
- the sufD gene encoding Fe-S cluster assembly protein SufD, with protein sequence MSTQVHATIDESTVRQISEELGEPEWLLETRLDALDALDDLDMPSVIQTPGRKWTNLEDLDYESLVDPLNAAEQKELVDAEGVEVLPWSEAVDEFGDLLSEHFGSVVDPQSNYLTALSTALFSTGTVVHVPEGVEAEDVKVRTEMNSQSLFNYTLVVSEKSSSVTLLERQSSGDTEVDGARYYSGVVEIAAGENSNVQYGSLQNVDEETYNFTHKRGDADTYATIDWIEGNVGSRLTKSSVETELNGDGSETQIVGAFFGHEDQHFDLDARVWHRAEHTTADLVTRGVIDDVARSVYEGVQDVGSGAWDTNSYQRENTLMLSDESEADASPKLIINNHDTEASHSATVGQVDQEELFYMTSRGVDEERATNMLVEGFFVPVLEEVAVDELREDLETLVAQRLRE encoded by the coding sequence ATGAGCACGCAGGTACACGCCACGATCGACGAGAGCACCGTTCGCCAGATCTCCGAGGAGCTCGGGGAGCCCGAGTGGCTCCTCGAGACGCGTCTCGACGCGCTCGACGCGCTGGACGACCTCGACATGCCGTCGGTCATCCAGACGCCGGGCCGCAAGTGGACCAACCTCGAGGATCTCGACTACGAGTCGCTGGTCGATCCGCTGAACGCCGCCGAACAGAAGGAGCTCGTCGACGCCGAGGGCGTCGAGGTGCTCCCCTGGAGCGAGGCCGTCGACGAGTTCGGCGACCTCCTCTCCGAGCACTTCGGCAGCGTCGTCGACCCGCAGTCGAACTACCTCACCGCGCTGTCGACGGCGCTGTTCTCGACCGGCACGGTCGTCCACGTCCCCGAGGGCGTCGAGGCCGAGGACGTGAAGGTCCGGACCGAGATGAACAGCCAGTCGCTGTTCAACTACACGCTCGTCGTCTCCGAGAAATCCTCGTCGGTCACGCTGCTGGAGCGCCAGAGCTCCGGCGACACCGAGGTCGACGGCGCGCGCTACTACAGCGGCGTCGTCGAGATCGCCGCCGGCGAGAACTCGAACGTCCAGTACGGCTCGCTCCAGAACGTCGACGAGGAGACGTACAACTTCACCCACAAGCGCGGCGACGCCGACACGTACGCCACGATCGACTGGATCGAGGGCAACGTCGGCTCCCGCCTGACTAAATCCAGCGTCGAGACCGAGCTCAACGGCGACGGCTCCGAGACCCAGATCGTCGGCGCGTTCTTCGGTCACGAGGACCAGCACTTCGATCTCGACGCCCGCGTCTGGCACCGCGCCGAGCACACCACGGCTGACCTGGTGACCCGCGGCGTCATCGACGACGTGGCGCGCTCGGTGTACGAGGGCGTCCAGGACGTCGGCTCGGGCGCGTGGGACACCAACTCCTACCAGCGCGAGAACACCCTGATGCTCAGCGACGAGAGCGAGGCCGACGCCTCCCCGAAGCTGATCATCAACAACCACGACACCGAGGCCAGCCACTCCGCGACCGTCGGCCAGGTCGACCAGGAGGAGCTGTTCTACATGACGAGCCGCGGCGTCGACGAGGAGCGCGCGACGAACATGCTCGTCGAGGGCTTCTTCGTCCCCGTCCTCGAGGAAGTCGCGGTCGACGAACTCCGCGAGGATCTCGAGACCCTCGTGGCGCAGCGACTGCGCGAATAA
- a CDS encoding universal stress protein codes for MTDRPSILVPLRVLEGEPLEPGVVDLLSGARVVLLGYYEIPDQTAPGQARMQFEDRARNRLNDLEAQFEDADAVVESTLVFTRDGDETIERVAREEGCVATLLLNPAAAMDDVLVAVRGDRVIDRIAAVAGGLFDDGTTSVTLLNVARGDERVPEGEAFLERVRSELVDAGVDPARIEVRVETARRPIRKIVEVSAAFDAVILGESDPSVMTVLFGEKSEQVAERFIGPVLVVRQPREPEEENRPDGSTQ; via the coding sequence ATGACCGACCGTCCGTCGATCCTCGTCCCGCTCCGGGTGCTCGAAGGCGAGCCCCTCGAGCCCGGCGTCGTCGATCTGCTCTCGGGCGCCCGCGTCGTGCTGCTGGGCTACTACGAGATCCCTGACCAGACGGCGCCCGGCCAGGCTCGCATGCAGTTCGAGGATCGGGCGCGGAACCGGCTGAACGATCTGGAAGCCCAGTTCGAGGACGCCGACGCGGTCGTCGAGTCGACGCTGGTGTTCACCCGCGACGGCGACGAGACGATCGAGCGCGTCGCCCGCGAGGAAGGCTGCGTCGCGACGCTGCTGCTCAACCCGGCGGCGGCGATGGACGACGTGCTCGTGGCCGTCCGCGGGGACCGGGTCATCGACCGGATCGCCGCGGTCGCCGGCGGCCTGTTCGACGACGGGACGACCTCGGTGACGCTGCTGAACGTCGCGCGCGGCGACGAACGAGTGCCGGAGGGCGAGGCGTTCTTAGAGCGCGTCCGATCGGAACTGGTCGACGCCGGCGTCGACCCGGCGCGGATCGAGGTGCGCGTCGAGACCGCGCGGCGACCGATCCGAAAGATCGTCGAAGTGTCGGCGGCGTTCGACGCGGTGATCCTCGGCGAGTCCGACCCGTCGGTGATGACCGTCCTGTTCGGCGAGAAATCGGAGCAGGTCGCCGAGCGGTTCATCGGGCCGGTGCTGGTGGTCCGCCAGCCGCGGGAGCCAGAGGAGGAAAACAGGCCGGACGGATCGACGCAGTAG
- a CDS encoding APC family permease yields the protein MGDRDERAPEPRGRNVAGETPTGEPVATDEDVTVHEEGTELERTIGLVGGLAIGIGTMIGAGIFVFPGIAAGEAGPAAAASFAIGGVVALLVALPSAELATAMPRSGGGYYFVSRALGAAYGTVVGISLWLGLVFASAFYLVGFGHYAAAVLAEVGVAAPIDPVIPLGVLFGVLLTVLSATGTENAAKLQNAIVGVLLVILTSFLAYGAGDALGVFGTSAVPEQFAPFGVGPIFSTAALVFTSYLGFAQVATVAGEIKNPDRNLPLAMVGSVVIVATFYVVTIFVATSAVGSEALRGFGETAMVEVSREFFGVAGAVAILFAGLLATFSSANASILSSSRSIYALSSDALLPRRASEINLRYGTPHVALAMAGGPIVVLTATGQVELLAEVASFLHLIMYGLICAALIALRRNPPEWYDPDFRMPGSPYLPAIGGLASFGLIAFMAPASIVVGVLVMAGAYGWHSYYARGVTLKGQL from the coding sequence ATGGGAGACCGCGACGAACGCGCCCCGGAGCCCCGCGGGAGGAACGTCGCGGGCGAAACGCCGACGGGCGAACCGGTGGCGACCGACGAGGACGTCACGGTCCACGAGGAGGGGACGGAACTGGAGCGCACGATCGGGCTGGTCGGCGGGCTGGCCATCGGCATCGGGACGATGATCGGCGCCGGCATCTTCGTGTTCCCGGGTATCGCGGCCGGCGAAGCCGGACCCGCGGCGGCGGCCTCGTTCGCGATCGGCGGCGTCGTCGCGCTGCTGGTCGCGCTCCCGTCCGCCGAACTCGCGACGGCCATGCCCCGCAGCGGCGGCGGCTACTACTTCGTCTCCCGCGCGCTGGGCGCCGCGTACGGGACGGTCGTCGGCATCAGCCTCTGGCTCGGGCTGGTGTTCGCCTCGGCGTTCTACCTCGTCGGCTTCGGCCACTACGCGGCGGCCGTGCTCGCCGAGGTCGGCGTCGCCGCGCCGATCGACCCCGTGATCCCGCTTGGCGTGCTGTTCGGCGTCCTCCTGACCGTCCTGAGCGCGACGGGGACCGAGAACGCCGCGAAGCTCCAGAACGCCATCGTCGGCGTGCTGCTCGTGATCCTCACCTCGTTTCTCGCGTACGGCGCGGGGGACGCGCTCGGCGTCTTCGGTACCAGTGCGGTTCCGGAGCAGTTCGCACCGTTCGGCGTCGGGCCCATCTTCTCGACGGCTGCGCTTGTGTTCACCTCCTACCTCGGATTCGCTCAGGTCGCGACGGTCGCCGGCGAGATCAAGAACCCCGACAGGAACCTGCCGCTCGCGATGGTCGGCTCGGTCGTCATCGTCGCCACGTTCTACGTCGTGACGATCTTCGTGGCGACGAGCGCGGTCGGCAGCGAGGCGCTCCGCGGGTTCGGCGAGACCGCGATGGTCGAGGTGAGCCGCGAGTTCTTCGGCGTCGCCGGCGCGGTCGCGATCCTGTTCGCCGGGCTGCTCGCGACGTTTTCGAGCGCCAACGCCTCGATCCTCAGCTCCTCGCGGTCGATCTACGCGCTGAGCAGCGACGCGCTGCTGCCCCGGCGCGCCAGCGAGATCAACCTGCGCTACGGGACGCCACACGTCGCGCTCGCGATGGCCGGGGGGCCGATCGTCGTGCTGACCGCGACCGGACAGGTCGAACTGCTGGCCGAGGTCGCCTCCTTTCTCCACCTGATCATGTACGGGCTGATCTGCGCGGCGCTGATCGCCCTCCGACGGAACCCGCCGGAGTGGTACGACCCGGACTTCCGGATGCCCGGCTCCCCGTACCTGCCGGCGATCGGCGGGCTCGCCAGTTTCGGGCTGATCGCGTTCATGGCACCCGCCTCGATCGTCGTCGGCGTCCTCGTGATGGCCGGCGCGTACGGCTGGCACAGCTATTACGCTCGCGGCGTAACGCTCAAGGGACAGCTATGA
- a CDS encoding ferritin-like domain-containing protein: MSLGQRVSTDRQLARLLQIGVVLEEVVEARAYSHLESLSPDERAELDEEIAELLDHAAEESAEHRARLESLVDEMDAETVGYDEIELLVREHYASNQPEDFDGLLYDQLCNEETAYKFYDDLIEAIEASDADYTVDEELVLDTLYAIREEEKEGVEEVTAIMEDRE, translated from the coding sequence ATGAGCCTGGGTCAACGCGTCTCGACGGACCGCCAGCTCGCCCGGCTCCTCCAGATCGGAGTCGTGCTGGAGGAGGTCGTCGAGGCGCGTGCCTATTCGCACCTGGAGTCGCTCTCGCCCGACGAGCGGGCCGAATTAGACGAGGAGATCGCCGAACTGCTCGATCACGCGGCCGAGGAGTCCGCCGAGCACCGCGCCCGCCTCGAATCGTTGGTCGACGAAATGGACGCCGAGACGGTCGGCTACGACGAGATCGAGCTGCTGGTCCGCGAGCACTACGCGAGCAACCAGCCCGAGGACTTCGACGGGCTGCTGTACGACCAGCTCTGCAACGAGGAGACCGCCTACAAGTTCTACGACGACCTCATCGAGGCGATCGAGGCCAGCGACGCCGACTACACCGTCGACGAGGAGCTGGTGCTCGACACGCTGTACGCGATCCGCGAGGAGGAAAAAGAGGGCGTCGAGGAAGTGACCGCGATCATGGAGGATCGGGAATGA
- a CDS encoding metal-dependent transcriptional regulator — protein MNTADQYLKAIYLAQMMEDGPASTGQLADMLDVSPASVNEMIGKLEDRGLADHEKYKGVELTDDGIGRARDALQTYCIIERFLANVLEVESYREEARALESVIDDTVAERLDTIIDRRSECPDCFDPEADRCECLIAEGQAD, from the coding sequence ATGAACACAGCTGACCAGTACCTCAAAGCGATATACCTCGCACAGATGATGGAGGACGGTCCGGCGTCGACCGGACAGCTCGCCGATATGCTCGACGTCAGCCCCGCCAGCGTCAACGAGATGATCGGAAAACTGGAGGATCGGGGTCTCGCGGACCACGAGAAGTACAAGGGCGTCGAACTCACCGACGACGGGATCGGCCGGGCCCGGGACGCGCTCCAGACGTACTGCATCATCGAGCGGTTTCTCGCGAACGTCCTGGAGGTCGAGAGCTACCGCGAGGAGGCCCGCGCCCTGGAGAGCGTCATCGACGACACGGTCGCCGAGCGCCTCGACACGATCATCGACCGCCGGTCGGAGTGTCCGGACTGTTTCGATCCGGAGGCCGACCGCTGCGAGTGTCTCATCGCCGAAGGACAGGCGGACTGA
- a CDS encoding Gar1/Naf1 family protein, whose amino-acid sequence MQRLGEADRTAQGLAIVRLDDPDDPPPIGREVVDESLSTAGRIVDVFGPVEGPYVAITPADDRRLATLLGEKLYVQ is encoded by the coding sequence ATGCAGCGACTCGGCGAGGCCGACCGGACGGCCCAGGGGCTGGCGATCGTCCGACTCGACGACCCCGACGACCCGCCGCCGATCGGCCGCGAGGTCGTCGACGAGTCGCTCTCGACGGCGGGCCGCATCGTCGACGTGTTCGGGCCGGTCGAGGGCCCCTACGTCGCGATCACGCCGGCGGACGACCGGCGACTGGCGACGCTGCTTGGCGAGAAGCTGTACGTGCAGTGA
- the srp19 gene encoding signal recognition particle subunit SRP19 gives MVENVIWPAYFDADLTRSKGRRVPEELAVPSPEVEEIAQAVQQVGYDAVVERDVAYPREHYQQRGRVLVKDADDAKNDVVQAVAAYVATMRE, from the coding sequence ATGGTCGAAAACGTCATCTGGCCCGCGTACTTCGACGCGGACCTCACGCGCTCGAAGGGGCGCCGCGTCCCGGAGGAGCTGGCGGTGCCGAGCCCCGAGGTCGAGGAGATCGCACAGGCCGTCCAGCAGGTGGGCTACGACGCCGTCGTCGAGCGAGACGTCGCCTACCCGCGCGAGCACTACCAGCAGCGCGGGCGCGTGCTCGTCAAGGACGCCGACGACGCCAAGAACGACGTCGTCCAGGCGGTGGCCGCCTACGTCGCGACGATGCGCGAGTGA
- a CDS encoding PGF-CTERM-anchored ABC transporter substrate-binding protein codes for MTRTRTAVLVAFVACAALIAGAAAPAAAAAGGPSNGGPGHGAGAADATTATPTIADAAQSDELNCSYPRTFTDAGGADVQLDEEPQAIVTLNPSAAQTLWEIGAKDKVVGVSAYASYLDGADERTNVTGASGMTSAEKVVDLDPDLVLAPNTISNDTVDQLRNNDLAVYQFASAASIDDVYDKTERIGELAGACEGATETVEWMQTEIDAVQENVSESDRPSVYFEFFGTTPGAGTFQHDVITTAGGENVAAEAGLESWAQLSDEKLIEQNPDYLLLLEGSAVPDREAVQSTSAVQNDRIIRVDTNYMQQPAPRVVYAIQEINEQLQQYEGESSENESSENGSGADESDGGDSVPGFGVAPAVAALLTAGVLARRRN; via the coding sequence ATGACACGAACACGGACAGCGGTACTCGTCGCGTTCGTCGCGTGCGCCGCGCTAATCGCGGGCGCCGCCGCGCCCGCCGCAGCGGCCGCGGGCGGGCCGTCGAACGGTGGTCCCGGACACGGCGCCGGAGCCGCCGACGCGACGACCGCGACGCCGACGATCGCCGACGCCGCACAGAGCGACGAACTGAACTGCTCGTACCCGCGGACGTTCACCGACGCCGGCGGGGCCGACGTGCAGCTCGACGAGGAACCCCAGGCGATCGTGACGCTGAACCCGTCGGCCGCCCAGACGCTCTGGGAGATCGGCGCCAAGGACAAGGTCGTCGGCGTCTCGGCGTACGCGTCCTACCTCGACGGCGCGGACGAGCGGACGAACGTCACGGGAGCGAGCGGCATGACGTCGGCGGAGAAAGTCGTCGACCTCGATCCCGACCTCGTGCTCGCGCCCAACACGATCTCGAACGACACGGTCGACCAGTTGCGGAACAACGACCTGGCAGTCTACCAGTTCGCGTCGGCCGCGTCGATCGACGACGTGTACGACAAGACCGAGCGGATCGGCGAGCTCGCGGGCGCCTGCGAGGGCGCGACCGAGACCGTCGAGTGGATGCAGACCGAAATCGACGCCGTTCAGGAGAACGTCAGCGAGTCCGACCGCCCGAGCGTCTACTTCGAGTTCTTCGGGACGACGCCCGGCGCCGGGACGTTCCAGCACGACGTGATCACCACCGCGGGCGGCGAGAACGTCGCGGCGGAGGCCGGCCTGGAGAGCTGGGCGCAGCTCAGCGACGAGAAGCTGATCGAGCAGAACCCCGACTACCTGCTGCTGCTGGAGGGTTCGGCGGTCCCGGATCGCGAGGCGGTCCAGTCGACCAGCGCGGTGCAGAACGACCGGATCATCCGTGTCGACACGAACTACATGCAACAGCCCGCGCCCCGGGTCGTGTACGCGATCCAGGAGATCAACGAGCAGCTTCAGCAGTACGAGGGCGAGAGTTCCGAGAACGAGAGTAGCGAGAACGGGAGCGGCGCCGACGAGAGCGACGGCGGCGACAGCGTCCCCGGCTTCGGCGTCGCCCCCGCGGTCGCCGCGCTGCTGACCGCCGGCGTGCTGGCGCGCCGTCGGAACTGA
- the btuC gene encoding vitamin B12 ABC transporter permease BtuC — protein sequence MSQLGSLAAAAHARPAVRAAVWSVPLSALLVAVILVSATIGPVDITPLAVAKAAYDAFVIPAGVGLDAGVWRLAPGVGIPYVLPDVHWTAPFSASVPATTRTIVVNIRLPRIALAATVGVGLAGAGTVMQGFFRNPLADPSIVGVSSGAAVGAVATIAMPALVPVDLRLAAFVGAVLTAFGVYAIATEGGRTPVATLLLAGVAVQTFLGAVISYLLLQSGESLEQAVYWLMGHLQHSTWEEVAFVLPVTLLALGVLSAYARELNVLLLGEEEAHHLGVEVERAKLLLLAVASVVTAAGVAVTGVIGFVGLIVPHAMRLLVGPDHRVLLPTSALAGGSFLVVADTIARSGAAEMPVGIVTAAVGAPFFLFLLKSREVHGL from the coding sequence CTGTCGCAACTGGGGAGCCTCGCGGCCGCCGCGCACGCGCGACCGGCGGTGCGGGCGGCCGTCTGGTCGGTGCCGCTGTCAGCGTTGCTCGTCGCCGTGATCCTCGTTAGCGCCACGATCGGACCGGTCGATATCACGCCGCTGGCGGTCGCGAAAGCTGCCTACGACGCATTCGTCATCCCGGCGGGCGTCGGCCTCGACGCCGGCGTCTGGCGGCTCGCGCCCGGCGTGGGGATCCCGTACGTCTTGCCGGACGTGCACTGGACCGCGCCGTTTTCCGCGTCCGTCCCCGCGACGACGCGGACGATCGTCGTCAACATCCGGCTGCCCCGCATCGCGCTCGCGGCGACCGTCGGCGTCGGGCTGGCCGGCGCGGGCACCGTGATGCAGGGCTTTTTCCGCAACCCGCTGGCCGACCCCTCCATCGTCGGCGTCTCGTCGGGCGCGGCGGTCGGCGCCGTCGCGACGATCGCGATGCCCGCGCTCGTTCCGGTGGACCTGCGGCTGGCGGCGTTCGTCGGCGCCGTCCTCACCGCCTTCGGCGTCTACGCCATCGCGACGGAGGGCGGCCGGACGCCGGTCGCGACGCTGCTGCTCGCCGGCGTCGCCGTCCAGACGTTTCTGGGGGCGGTGATCTCCTACCTCCTGCTGCAGAGCGGCGAAAGCTTGGAGCAGGCCGTCTACTGGCTGATGGGCCACCTCCAGCACAGCACCTGGGAGGAGGTGGCGTTCGTGCTCCCGGTGACGCTGCTCGCGCTGGGGGTGCTAAGCGCGTACGCTCGCGAGCTGAACGTCCTGCTGCTCGGCGAGGAGGAGGCCCACCACCTCGGCGTCGAGGTCGAGCGCGCGAAACTCCTCCTGCTCGCGGTCGCCAGCGTCGTCACGGCCGCGGGCGTCGCCGTCACGGGCGTCATCGGCTTCGTCGGCCTGATCGTCCCCCACGCGATGCGCCTGCTCGTCGGACCGGACCACCGCGTCCTGCTCCCGACGAGCGCCCTCGCGGGCGGCTCGTTCCTCGTCGTCGCCGACACGATCGCCCGCTCGGGGGCCGCCGAGATGCCGGTCGGCATCGTCACCGCGGCCGTCGGGGCGCCGTTCTTCCTGTTCCTGCTCAAATCGAGGGAGGTGCACGGACTGTGA